TTTTTTGTCATCGATTGCAGCATCCATCCGATGGCTACCCTCGGGTCTGCAACGAAAGCATCTTCTGCTTGAGCTCACCCTCGATCTTGACCAGCTCGCCTTCGGCATCCTGTCGCTTGCGACGACCTTCGTCCTGGATGCGCAAGGTGTCTTCCAGGATGGAGATCAGGTCCGCATTGACCTTCTTGAGGGTTTCCAGATCCACGATCCCCCGCTCGCCTTCGCGGGCGACTTCCAAGGTCTGCTGCCTGAGCATCTCGGAATTGCGGCGCAGCAGATCGTTGGTGGCGTCGGTCACCTCGGATTGGAGCTTGAGCGATTTCTTCTGGCGCAACAAACTGATGGCCAGCACCATCTGGCTCTTCCACAAGGGCAACGTCTGCAGGATGCTGGACTGGATCTTCTCCACCAGCACCTGGTTTCCGGCCTGGACCAGTCGGATCTGCGGGGCGGTCTGGATGGCGATGGTGCGCGAGAGGCGAAGATCGTGGAGCTTCTTCTCGAAACGATCGGCGAACTGGCGGGCATCCTGGACCTTCTGGGCGTCCAACCCGTCCTGCGAGCGAGCGGCCTGGGCCTCCAGGTCGGGGATGCGCACCTGGCGGATCTCGTCCAGAATCTGTCCGCCGGCCACGA
This DNA window, taken from Fibrobacterota bacterium, encodes the following:
- a CDS encoding toxic anion resistance protein, whose translation is MQTSLTTATTTTLEPLTPEEAARVQALKGSIQISDSGSILQFAVGTQSKIAGYADSILSQVRNKDAGEAGQALSGLLSNVRELDVGSLSEDGGLASIPLIGGIFSQVKRFLQRYEKVSVQIDRIGAELDKARMGLMKDIALLDNLFQKNVEQVRDLDLHIVAGGQILDEIRQVRIPDLEAQAARSQDGLDAQKVQDARQFADRFEKKLHDLRLSRTIAIQTAPQIRLVQAGNQVLVEKIQSSILQTLPLWKSQMVLAISLLRQKKSLKLQSEVTDATNDLLRRNSEMLRQQTLEVAREGERGIVDLETLKKVNADLISILEDTLRIQDEGRRKRQDAEGELVKIEGELKQKMLSLQTRG